Genomic window (Gammaproteobacteria bacterium):
CGCCAGACCGACGCCTGGGGCATCAAGGTCTCCAACGTGGAAATCAAGCACATCGACCTCAACGAGACCATGGTGCGGGCGATCGCTGCCCAGGCCGAGGCCGAGCGCGCGCGGCGTGCCAAGGTCATCCATGCGGAGGGCGAGAAGCAGGCATCGGAAATGCTCGCCCAGGCCGCGCAGATGCTGGGATCGCAAAGGCAGGCCCTGCAGCTGCGCTACCTGCAGACGCTGACGGAGATCGCCAAGGACCGCACCAATACCATCGTGTTCCCGGTGCCCATGGACCTTCTGGAAGGATTCCTCGACCGCGACCGGCGCAATTGACCGCGCAGGACCGGCGACGACATCAGCCGTTGCGCTTGGCTTCCTGCCAGAAGGCGTCGAGTTCGCTGGCCGTCATGCCCTGCCAGTCCCCGCCGGCCGCCGACACCCGCTGCTCGACGTGGCTGAACCGTTGCTCGAACTTGGCATTGGCCCGCCGCAATGCCTCCTCCGGATCAACGCCCAGGTGACGAGCCAGGCTGGCGACGGCAAGCAGCAGGTCACCGACCTCCTCGCCCACCGAGTCGGGCGAGGAAATGCTGGCCGCCTCGATTTCAGCCAGTTCCTCGCGAATCTTGGCCATGACCCCACCCGCATCCGGCCAGTCGAAGCCGACACTGGCGGCCCGCCGGCCGAGCTTTGCGGCCCGGACCAGGCCGGGAAGAGCCAGCGCGATCCCAGCCAGGACATGACTCGTTCCCCG
Coding sequences:
- the mazG gene encoding nucleoside triphosphate pyrophosphohydrolase, with product MTKIEKLVGIMAQLRDLENGCPWDREQDFRSIVPYTIEEAYEVADTIGRGDLVALRDELGDLLLQVVFHAQMASELGLFDFEDVATAICDKLVRRHPHVFGSERIESAGEQREAWEKLKAGERGTSHVLAGIALALPGLVRAAKLGRRAASVGFDWPDAGGVMAKIREELAEIEAASISSPDSVGEEVGDLLLAVASLARHLGVDPEEALRRANAKFEQRFSHVEQRVSAAGGDWQGMTASELDAFWQEAKRNG